The proteins below come from a single Microbulbifer sp. Q7 genomic window:
- a CDS encoding DUF6249 domain-containing protein, producing the protein MNESTLALLVPFGFFLLVGLSLWMLLSYFAKKNGEIQQTLRLALEKGADVPAELMESLSANNSHPQKDLRRGIVWTAVAVGLGLVGLFTPDPSNHALMGTLAAAAIPFAIGIAYFAMHYLAKPQAH; encoded by the coding sequence ATGAACGAATCCACCCTTGCACTGCTGGTGCCTTTTGGTTTTTTCCTGCTCGTCGGCCTATCCCTGTGGATGCTGCTCAGCTACTTCGCGAAGAAAAATGGCGAGATACAGCAAACCCTGCGCCTGGCACTGGAAAAAGGCGCCGATGTACCTGCGGAACTGATGGAAAGCCTGAGCGCCAACAATTCGCACCCGCAAAAAGACCTGCGCCGCGGCATCGTCTGGACCGCGGTAGCCGTTGGCCTCGGACTGGTCGGCCTGTTTACCCCCGATCCGAGCAACCATGCGCTCATGGGAACACTCGCGGCCGCCGCAATCCCGTTCGCGATCGGCATCGCGTATTTTGCCATGCATTACCTCGCCAAACCGCAAGCACACTAA